In Jejubacter calystegiae, the following are encoded in one genomic region:
- the ypfH gene encoding esterase, with product MKHDHFVVQSPATPPQQLLLLFHGVGDNPVAMGEPGSWFAPLFPDALVVSVGAPNPGGAEPGREWFSVADVSEENRQARIDAAMPHFCALVRYWQEKSGVMPAATALIGFSQGATMVLESLKAEPGLASRLIAFNGRFGQLPERASLTTTVHLIHGDEDRVIEPQHAVKAHEALLAVGGDVTLDIVEGLGHAIDNRSMQLALDHLRYTVPKHYFDEALGGKPGEDDVITMI from the coding sequence ATGAAACATGACCATTTTGTAGTTCAAAGCCCTGCCACACCCCCTCAGCAATTGCTGCTGCTGTTTCACGGGGTGGGCGATAATCCGGTCGCGATGGGGGAGCCTGGCAGCTGGTTTGCGCCGCTGTTCCCCGATGCGCTGGTGGTCAGCGTCGGGGCGCCGAATCCAGGCGGAGCGGAGCCGGGTCGTGAGTGGTTCTCCGTGGCTGATGTCAGCGAAGAGAACCGCCAGGCGCGTATCGATGCGGCAATGCCGCACTTCTGCGCCCTGGTACGTTACTGGCAGGAAAAAAGCGGCGTGATGCCCGCAGCGACGGCGCTGATTGGCTTCTCTCAGGGGGCCACCATGGTGCTGGAAAGCCTGAAGGCGGAACCAGGACTGGCATCGCGTCTTATCGCCTTTAACGGCCGTTTTGGCCAGTTGCCGGAGCGAGCCAGCCTGACCACCACGGTGCATCTGATTCACGGCGACGAGGATCGGGTCATCGAGCCTCAGCATGCGGTGAAGGCCCACGAGGCGCTACTGGCCGTGGGGGGCGATGTGACGCTGGATATCGTCGAGGGGCTGGGTCATGCCATTGACAATCGCAGTATGCAGCTGGCGCTGGATCACCTGCGCTATACGGTGCCTAAGCACTACTTCGATGAAGCTCTGGGCGGTAAGCCCGGCGAAGACGATGTGATTACGATGATCTAA
- a CDS encoding tRNA(Met) cytidine acetyltransferase TmcA yields MWLNELDALTRQQQRQGIRRLLVLSGESDWSLEQARCLKQRLSGDWLWVGETEEQTAHCAPGAIRRLLGREFLHAIFDARTGLDAEALAALAGTLRAGSWLVVLAPSWTSWPNQPDADSLRWSGQPDPIPTPHFIHRLQQALSQEPECVIWRQGQAPRLPVQVERPDWQPAAGGPLAEQQAILQALLAMPAGVAVVTGPRGRGKSTLAGMLARQCGRPVVICAPTRAATDVLMHHAGEHESFMAPDALLQAIQRGEPPVGEWLIVDEAAAIPAPLLRQLIAAFPRTLLTTTVQGYEGTGRGFLLKLCASLPRLQSFTLDAPVRWASGDPLERLLDRVMLFDDRLAAPCAGDLQYQTLPDGAWLNDDGREAQTWRLLAGAHYRTSPLDLRRLLDAPGQRLKVACVNERVAGALWLVEEGGLTPELSEAVWAGLRRPRGNLVAQSLAAHGGSPDAATLKGLRISRVAVHPERQRQGIGSRLLASAGDMSDGHDYLSVSFGYTDELWRFWQRAGFMLVRIGSHREASSGCHAAMALRPLSARGEALALREQLRLRRDTCWLQPWIREPIPVAQLPETTLNDEDWRDLGGFAFGHRSSEACIGTLQRLLLNSELALPGLRGWLTQGLAGAELCAQLGINGRRALLVRQRQECATALKALDAQRTDVLEAWLAKVKNFQ; encoded by the coding sequence ATGTGGCTGAATGAACTCGATGCCCTGACGCGCCAGCAGCAGCGTCAGGGCATTCGTCGTTTACTGGTGCTGAGCGGCGAGTCGGACTGGAGCCTGGAACAGGCCAGATGCCTGAAGCAGCGGCTGAGCGGCGACTGGTTGTGGGTGGGTGAGACAGAAGAACAAACTGCCCACTGCGCGCCCGGCGCGATTCGTCGTCTGCTGGGGCGTGAATTTCTTCATGCGATATTCGATGCCCGGACGGGGCTGGATGCCGAAGCGCTGGCGGCGCTGGCGGGAACGCTGCGGGCCGGTAGCTGGCTGGTAGTACTGGCGCCCTCCTGGACTTCGTGGCCGAATCAGCCGGACGCCGACAGTCTGCGCTGGAGCGGTCAGCCTGACCCCATTCCCACCCCGCACTTTATTCACCGTTTGCAACAGGCGCTAAGTCAGGAGCCAGAATGCGTTATCTGGCGCCAGGGGCAGGCGCCACGTCTGCCGGTGCAGGTTGAACGCCCTGACTGGCAGCCTGCCGCTGGTGGTCCGCTGGCGGAACAGCAGGCGATTTTGCAGGCGCTGCTCGCTATGCCTGCGGGGGTGGCGGTGGTGACCGGGCCGCGCGGGCGCGGCAAGTCGACTCTGGCGGGGATGCTGGCCCGCCAGTGCGGCAGGCCAGTGGTGATTTGCGCTCCAACCCGGGCCGCCACCGACGTACTGATGCATCACGCCGGTGAGCATGAGTCGTTTATGGCGCCAGACGCGCTGTTGCAGGCGATACAGCGCGGGGAGCCCCCGGTGGGCGAGTGGCTGATTGTTGACGAAGCTGCCGCCATTCCTGCTCCCCTGTTGCGTCAGTTGATCGCCGCTTTTCCCCGAACGCTGTTAACCACGACGGTACAGGGCTATGAGGGAACCGGGCGCGGTTTTCTGCTCAAGCTGTGCGCTTCGCTGCCCCGATTGCAGAGCTTTACGCTCGATGCGCCAGTACGCTGGGCTTCCGGCGATCCGCTGGAGCGTCTTCTCGATCGGGTTATGTTATTCGACGATCGTCTGGCGGCGCCCTGCGCGGGCGATTTGCAATATCAAACGCTGCCAGACGGCGCCTGGCTGAATGACGATGGTCGCGAGGCGCAAACCTGGCGACTGCTTGCCGGAGCCCATTATCGTACCTCACCGCTCGATTTGCGGCGTCTGCTGGATGCCCCTGGCCAGCGTCTGAAGGTCGCCTGCGTGAATGAGCGAGTGGCGGGGGCGCTATGGCTGGTCGAAGAGGGAGGATTAACGCCTGAGCTGAGCGAGGCGGTATGGGCCGGGCTGCGGCGACCGCGCGGTAATCTGGTGGCTCAGTCGCTGGCGGCCCACGGTGGCTCGCCGGATGCCGCTACTCTGAAAGGGCTGCGTATCAGTCGGGTGGCGGTACATCCGGAGCGCCAGCGCCAGGGGATCGGTAGCCGTTTACTGGCGAGCGCTGGTGATATGAGCGATGGTCATGACTACCTGTCCGTCAGTTTTGGCTATACCGATGAACTGTGGCGTTTCTGGCAGCGCGCCGGCTTTATGCTGGTGCGTATCGGCAGCCATAGGGAGGCCAGCAGCGGCTGCCATGCGGCAATGGCGCTACGCCCGCTGAGCGCGCGAGGCGAAGCGCTGGCACTGCGTGAACAACTCAGACTGCGGCGCGACACATGTTGGCTGCAACCGTGGATTCGGGAGCCGATTCCGGTTGCTCAGCTTCCAGAGACTACGCTTAATGATGAAGACTGGCGCGATCTGGGCGGTTTCGCCTTTGGTCACCGGTCGTCGGAAGCCTGCATCGGCACGCTACAGCGGTTGCTGCTCAACAGCGAGCTGGCGCTGCCCGGGCTGCGGGGCTGGCTGACGCAGGGGCTGGCGGGGGCTGAACTTTGCGCTCAGTTGGGAATAAACGGGCGTCGGGCATTGCTGGTGCGCCAGCGCCAGGAGTGCGCCACGGCGCTAAAAGCGCTGGATGCCCAACGGACAGATGTGCTGGAAGCCTGGCTGGCGAAGGTCAAAAATTTTCAGTGA
- a CDS encoding YpfN family protein, giving the protein MDWLSKYWWILVLVILVGIFINVIKDLKRVDPKKYLDNKPDLPPHRDFNDKWDDDDDWPKKKP; this is encoded by the coding sequence ATGGACTGGCTAAGTAAATACTGGTGGATACTGGTACTGGTGATTCTGGTCGGTATCTTTATCAACGTCATTAAAGATCTGAAGCGCGTTGACCCGAAGAAGTATCTGGACAATAAGCCCGATCTGCCGCCCCACCGCGACTTTAACGACAAGTGGGACGATGACGACGACTGGCCGAAGAAGAAGCCGTAA
- the dinQ gene encoding damage-inducible type I toxin DinQ, with amino-acid sequence MKTFIDKALIVLKALVALLELIRRFIVR; translated from the coding sequence ATGAAAACTTTTATCGATAAGGCTCTCATCGTTCTTAAAGCGCTGGTTGCGCTGCTGGAACTGATTCGCCGGTTTATTGTGCGGTAA